A window from Ramlibacter pinisoli encodes these proteins:
- a CDS encoding carboxymuconolactone decarboxylase family protein, translating into MKPTDPDLQALFERGLAVRKRVLGDDYVNESLRATDDFTRPLQEYLTAHAWGASWARGTLELKTRSMLNLAMLTALNRPAELKLHLRGALRTGVTKDEIREIFLHAGVYCGAPAALESFRIAREVFEEAASSTEPSRPRG; encoded by the coding sequence ATGAAACCCACCGATCCCGACCTGCAGGCCTTGTTCGAGCGCGGCCTGGCCGTGCGCAAACGCGTGCTCGGCGACGACTACGTGAACGAGTCGCTGCGCGCGACCGACGACTTCACTCGGCCGCTGCAGGAATACCTGACTGCGCATGCGTGGGGCGCATCGTGGGCCCGCGGCACGCTCGAACTCAAGACGCGGTCGATGCTGAACCTGGCGATGCTCACCGCGCTCAATCGCCCCGCGGAACTCAAGTTGCATTTGCGCGGAGCGCTGCGCACGGGAGTGACGAAGGACGAGATCCGCGAGATCTTCCTGCACGCGGGCGTCTATTGCGGCGCGCCGGCGGCGCTGGAGAGCTTCCGCATCGCGCGCGAGGTGTTCGAGGAAGCGGCAAGCAGCACCGAACCCTCGCGGCCCAGAGGGTGA
- a CDS encoding Bug family tripartite tricarboxylate transporter substrate binding protein, with product MPWIASQTFLGALRAMAIVTASFLASNASGQSWPQDKPIRIVVPYPPGGSTDTVTRLIATHLGPRINRAVVVENIPGGSGNIGTNRVVRSPPDGHTLVTAAIPLTTNPAFFKDIPFDVLRDLAPVTMVTTQPYVVVLNPSVPARTLLQLLALAKAQPGKLTFASHSAGGATHLAGEWLKLLAGVDILHVPYKGQAPALADLLAGHVSMMFDNVSTAIQYGPTGKVRPLASTGPRRSPLLFNGTLPTISEVKGLESFQMMTWLGYMAPAGTPDAVIEAISAEINAVVALPDVTRRLNEMGFDVAASSPQAFAEHVRAELANWSRIVKDAGLKAD from the coding sequence ATGCCGTGGATCGCATCCCAGACCTTCCTCGGCGCGTTACGCGCAATGGCCATCGTGACGGCGTCTTTCCTGGCCTCCAACGCCAGCGGGCAATCCTGGCCCCAGGACAAGCCGATCCGTATCGTGGTGCCGTATCCGCCGGGCGGCTCGACCGACACGGTGACGCGGTTGATCGCGACCCACCTGGGACCGAGGATCAATCGCGCGGTGGTTGTCGAAAACATTCCCGGCGGCAGCGGCAACATCGGCACGAACCGCGTCGTGCGCTCCCCACCGGACGGCCACACCCTCGTCACAGCCGCCATCCCGCTGACGACGAATCCGGCCTTCTTCAAGGACATCCCGTTCGACGTGCTGCGTGATCTCGCGCCGGTGACCATGGTCACGACGCAACCTTACGTTGTGGTCCTGAATCCGTCCGTGCCGGCGCGGACGCTGCTGCAACTGCTGGCACTGGCGAAGGCGCAGCCAGGGAAGCTCACCTTCGCATCACACAGTGCAGGAGGCGCGACGCACCTGGCCGGCGAGTGGCTCAAGCTGCTCGCGGGCGTAGATATCCTCCATGTCCCCTACAAGGGCCAGGCGCCTGCGCTCGCCGACCTGCTTGCCGGGCACGTCTCGATGATGTTCGACAACGTGTCGACCGCGATCCAGTACGGCCCGACCGGCAAGGTGCGGCCATTGGCCAGTACCGGTCCGCGGCGCTCGCCGCTGCTGTTCAACGGCACGCTGCCCACAATCTCGGAGGTCAAGGGCCTGGAGTCGTTCCAGATGATGACCTGGCTCGGCTACATGGCGCCAGCGGGCACGCCGGATGCCGTGATCGAAGCGATTTCGGCCGAGATCAACGCGGTCGTGGCGCTCCCCGACGTGACGCGGCGGCTCAACGAGATGGGCTTCGATGTCGCTGCCTCCTCGCCCCAGGCTTTCGCGGAGCATGTCCGCGCGGAACTCGCAAACTGGTCACGCATCGTTAAAGACGCTGGATTGAAAGCAGACTAG
- a CDS encoding electron transfer flavoprotein subunit alpha/FixB family protein, which yields MTALVIAEHDNKSIKAATLNTVTAAKACGGDVHVLVAGANAGDAAKAAAQIAGVAKVIHADGAQFEHGLAENMTAQVLAIAGSYEHILFPATASGKNIAPRVAAKLDVAQISDIRKVDSPDTFERPIYAGNAIAVVRSSDATKVITVRTTGFDPAAATGGSAAVETVAAAADSGKSRFVGQEIAKSNRPELTAAKIIVSGGRALGSAEKFNEVMTPLADKLGAALGASRAAVDAGYAPNDWQVGQTGKIVAPQLYVAAGISGAIQHLAGMKDSKVIVAINKDPEAPIFSVADYGLEADLFQAMPELLRSV from the coding sequence ATGACGGCCCTGGTGATTGCAGAACACGACAACAAGTCCATCAAGGCCGCAACGCTGAACACCGTCACCGCGGCCAAGGCCTGCGGGGGCGACGTGCACGTGCTGGTGGCCGGCGCCAATGCCGGCGACGCCGCCAAGGCTGCCGCGCAGATCGCCGGCGTGGCCAAGGTGATCCACGCCGATGGCGCACAGTTCGAGCACGGCCTGGCCGAGAACATGACCGCGCAGGTGCTGGCCATCGCCGGCAGCTACGAGCACATCCTGTTCCCGGCCACCGCCAGCGGCAAGAACATTGCCCCGCGCGTGGCCGCCAAGCTGGACGTCGCGCAGATCAGCGACATCAGGAAGGTGGACAGCCCCGACACATTCGAGCGCCCGATCTATGCCGGCAATGCCATCGCGGTCGTGCGGAGCAGCGACGCCACCAAGGTGATCACCGTGCGCACCACCGGCTTCGACCCGGCCGCCGCCACTGGCGGCAGCGCCGCGGTGGAGACCGTGGCCGCGGCGGCCGACAGCGGCAAGAGCCGCTTCGTCGGCCAGGAGATCGCCAAGAGCAACCGCCCCGAGCTGACCGCCGCCAAGATCATCGTCTCGGGCGGCCGTGCCCTGGGGTCGGCGGAGAAGTTCAACGAGGTGATGACGCCCCTGGCCGACAAGCTGGGCGCCGCCCTCGGTGCCAGCCGCGCCGCCGTCGATGCGGGCTACGCGCCCAACGACTGGCAGGTCGGCCAGACCGGCAAGATCGTCGCGCCGCAGCTGTACGTGGCGGCCGGCATCTCCGGCGCCATCCAGCACTTGGCCGGCATGAAGGACTCCAAGGTGATCGTGGCGATCAACAAGGACCCGGAAGCGCCGATCTTCAGTGTGGCCGACTACGGGCTTGAGGCCGATCTGTTCCAGGCGATGCCGGAACTGCTCCGGTCAGTCTGA
- a CDS encoding electron transfer flavoprotein subunit beta/FixA family protein: MKILVPIKRVVDYNVKVRVKSDNTGVDIANVKMSMNPFDEIAVEEAVRLKEKGVATEVIAVSCGVQQCQETLRTAMAIGADRAILVLTDEELQPLAVAKLLKALVDKEQPGLVILGKQAIDDDCNQTGQMLAALADLPQATFASKVEVADGKANVTREVDGGLETISIDLPAVITTDLRLNEPRYVTLPNIMKAKKKQLDTVKPEDLGVDVKPRLKTLKVTEPAKRSAGVKVPDVATLVQKLKTEAKVI, translated from the coding sequence ATGAAGATCCTGGTCCCGATCAAGCGGGTGGTGGACTACAACGTGAAGGTCCGCGTGAAGTCGGACAACACGGGTGTGGACATCGCCAATGTGAAGATGTCGATGAACCCGTTCGACGAGATTGCCGTCGAAGAGGCGGTGCGCCTGAAGGAAAAGGGCGTGGCCACCGAGGTGATCGCCGTGTCCTGCGGCGTGCAGCAGTGCCAGGAGACGCTGCGCACGGCGATGGCCATCGGCGCCGACCGGGCCATCCTGGTGCTGACCGACGAGGAACTGCAGCCGCTGGCGGTGGCCAAGCTGCTCAAGGCGCTGGTCGACAAGGAGCAGCCGGGCCTGGTGATCCTGGGCAAGCAGGCCATCGACGACGACTGCAACCAGACCGGCCAGATGCTGGCGGCGCTGGCCGACCTGCCGCAGGCCACCTTCGCGAGCAAGGTGGAAGTGGCCGACGGCAAGGCGAACGTCACGCGTGAAGTGGACGGCGGCCTGGAGACGATCTCCATCGACCTGCCGGCGGTGATCACGACCGACCTGCGCCTGAACGAGCCGCGCTACGTGACGCTGCCCAACATCATGAAGGCCAAGAAGAAGCAGCTCGATACCGTCAAGCCGGAAGACCTGGGCGTGGACGTCAAGCCGCGCCTGAAGACGCTGAAGGTCACCGAGCCGGCCAAGCGCAGTGCCGGCGTGAAGGTGCCCGACGTGGCCACCCTGGTTCAAAAGCTCAAGACGGAAGCGAAGGTGATCTAA
- a CDS encoding NAD(P)/FAD-dependent oxidoreductase, translating into MENYDVIVIGGGVIGSSVAFHLARFGAKRVLLLERETVGSGTSSQSSGILRTHYSVKENVELARRSWDVFKDFAAYVGDDDASCGLVQCGYLICSGDDEKLEPLRASLRQQEAQGIPLKYLTKQEASQLLPIASFDDAALIGYEPEAGFGDAYMVATSFAKAARHGGVTVREGVTVQRLVIEGSRVVGVSTSVGDFACGTLVSTQNIWTPQMGTWVGRDMPVVPERHAVLALECTSAPYTSAMPVFKDLSSPGMLYYRSYGGKQMLVSEGLVGERLPSTDTEQGDVPLDYVAEVGAQVAARFPAYDAAGLASSWTGVYDVTPDWNPVLGRLPGVDGLVMGYGFSGHGFKLSPTVGRVLAQEALGMLTDVPLAPYSIERFATGALLVGKYGSGAVS; encoded by the coding sequence ATGGAAAACTACGACGTGATCGTGATCGGGGGCGGAGTGATTGGCTCCTCGGTCGCCTTTCACCTCGCTCGCTTCGGCGCCAAGCGCGTGCTGCTGCTGGAGCGCGAGACAGTCGGCTCCGGAACGAGCTCGCAATCGTCCGGCATCCTGCGCACTCACTACTCTGTCAAGGAGAACGTCGAACTGGCCCGCCGCTCCTGGGACGTGTTCAAGGACTTTGCCGCTTACGTCGGCGATGACGACGCGTCTTGCGGGTTGGTGCAATGCGGCTACCTGATCTGTTCGGGCGATGACGAAAAGCTCGAGCCACTGCGTGCGTCTCTGCGCCAGCAGGAAGCGCAAGGAATTCCGCTGAAGTACCTGACGAAGCAGGAAGCCTCGCAGCTTCTGCCGATCGCGTCATTCGACGATGCGGCGCTGATCGGTTACGAGCCGGAAGCTGGCTTCGGCGATGCATACATGGTGGCAACCAGTTTCGCGAAGGCTGCGCGGCATGGAGGCGTGACCGTTCGCGAAGGCGTGACGGTCCAGCGTCTGGTGATTGAAGGCTCGCGCGTGGTTGGCGTGTCTACGTCCGTTGGTGACTTCGCCTGCGGCACACTCGTCAGCACACAGAACATTTGGACGCCGCAGATGGGGACCTGGGTGGGCCGCGATATGCCCGTCGTACCCGAGCGGCATGCAGTGCTCGCGCTCGAGTGCACTAGCGCACCATACACCTCTGCGATGCCGGTGTTCAAGGACCTGTCTTCGCCCGGGATGCTGTACTACCGTAGCTACGGCGGCAAACAGATGCTGGTCAGCGAAGGTCTCGTTGGTGAACGGCTGCCATCGACCGACACCGAGCAAGGCGACGTTCCCCTCGACTATGTGGCCGAAGTCGGTGCGCAAGTTGCTGCACGCTTTCCGGCCTACGACGCGGCGGGGCTCGCGTCATCGTGGACTGGAGTCTACGACGTGACGCCTGACTGGAATCCGGTGCTCGGGCGCCTGCCGGGCGTCGATGGACTCGTCATGGGTTACGGGTTTTCCGGGCATGGCTTCAAGCTGTCCCCGACGGTCGGCCGTGTCCTCGCGCAGGAGGCGCTTGGCATGCTGACCGACGTGCCGCTCGCGCCTTATTCCATCGAACGTTTTGCTACCGGCGCACTCCTGGTGGGCAAGTACGGTTCCGGCGCCGTCTCCTGA
- a CDS encoding LysR family transcriptional regulator: MNLTDEQLRPDWELLASWVAVMETGSVSDAARLLRISQAAVSQRIKQLETIFSTPLLDRSTRPAQPTAAGQRLFENAKDLLTRSDQMMESVRNVSRAKRMIVRFGCVDSFAATIGPLLIKALASSSHQIRLWSGITPTLDAQIEGRQLDLAVTTSVMSLPGISREQLFTEAYYAVLPASFEVSKFGSLLDLSRHLQFIRYSARSVIGQQVDEYLQRTGDALERTCEFDATDPLLSLVASGMGFALTTPLCIWQSRHFIPGIRVVPLSSFARQGRAYPDMTRTFFLAFRQGELGTLPTEVRDLVRIAVRRQLSPEIGTQLGLAKDMLWTPPET, encoded by the coding sequence ATGAACCTCACCGACGAGCAGTTGCGCCCGGACTGGGAATTGCTCGCCAGTTGGGTCGCTGTCATGGAAACCGGGAGCGTCTCCGATGCCGCCCGGCTGCTACGCATCTCGCAGGCCGCCGTTTCTCAGCGGATCAAGCAGCTGGAGACCATCTTCTCGACGCCGCTGCTGGATCGCTCGACCCGTCCCGCGCAGCCCACTGCCGCCGGCCAGCGACTGTTTGAGAACGCAAAGGACTTGCTCACGCGGTCCGACCAGATGATGGAAAGCGTGCGCAACGTGAGCCGGGCCAAGCGAATGATCGTGCGCTTCGGCTGTGTTGATTCGTTTGCGGCCACCATCGGTCCCCTGCTGATCAAGGCCCTCGCGAGTTCCTCGCACCAGATCCGCCTGTGGTCTGGCATCACGCCGACGCTTGATGCGCAGATCGAGGGCCGACAGCTGGACCTGGCAGTCACGACCAGCGTCATGTCGCTGCCGGGCATCTCGCGGGAGCAGCTGTTCACCGAGGCCTACTACGCGGTGTTGCCGGCGTCGTTCGAGGTGAGCAAGTTCGGTTCGCTACTCGATCTGAGCCGGCATCTACAGTTCATCCGGTACAGCGCACGCTCCGTGATCGGCCAGCAAGTCGATGAGTACCTGCAGCGCACAGGTGACGCGCTCGAGAGGACATGCGAGTTCGATGCGACCGATCCCCTGCTCAGCCTGGTGGCCAGCGGGATGGGTTTTGCGCTAACGACGCCTTTGTGCATCTGGCAATCCCGGCACTTTATCCCGGGCATCCGCGTCGTGCCGCTGTCATCCTTTGCCCGGCAGGGGCGGGCCTACCCGGACATGACGCGGACCTTCTTTCTGGCATTCCGTCAGGGTGAGCTGGGTACGCTTCCGACGGAAGTGCGTGACCTGGTGCGGATCGCCGTGCGACGCCAGCTCTCGCCGGAGATCGGTACGCAACTGGGGCTCGCCAAGGACATGCTCTGGACACCGCCGGAGACGTGA
- the hutG gene encoding N-formylglutamate deformylase produces MSEPMVHTCIEEPTFVIERRGGPLLVSIPHLGTTIPDDLRHLYTEEALTVADTDWHLDRLYSFAKAMDATVLRAKVSRYVIDLNRPTNGDSLYPGLVTTTLCPAETFRGEPVYAGVSPPDAAEVERRVRAYWRPYHDALKQELQRLRASHANVLLWEAHSIASVLPRLFSGKLPSFNFGTADGQSCARAVIEGALDAVRATNESWVLNGRFKGGFITRRYGAPGDGIHAIQLEMCQSLYMDEAPPFGWRDDLAQIAIPTVQAAVQGALDRLARLPQSGTMELSRS; encoded by the coding sequence ATGTCTGAGCCCATGGTTCATACGTGCATTGAGGAACCGACGTTCGTTATCGAACGGCGCGGCGGTCCACTGCTCGTGTCGATCCCGCACCTGGGTACGACGATCCCGGACGACTTGCGACACCTCTACACCGAGGAGGCGCTCACGGTCGCGGATACCGACTGGCACCTGGACCGGCTCTATTCCTTCGCGAAAGCGATGGATGCCACCGTGCTGCGCGCGAAGGTGTCGCGGTACGTCATCGACCTAAACCGGCCCACGAATGGCGACTCGTTGTACCCGGGGCTGGTCACGACCACGCTGTGCCCCGCCGAAACCTTCCGGGGCGAGCCGGTGTACGCGGGAGTGTCCCCGCCGGACGCGGCCGAGGTTGAGCGGCGTGTGCGCGCCTACTGGCGCCCCTACCACGATGCGTTGAAGCAGGAACTGCAGCGGCTGCGCGCATCGCACGCCAACGTCCTGCTGTGGGAGGCGCATTCGATCGCCAGTGTCCTCCCGCGCCTGTTTTCGGGCAAGTTGCCGAGCTTCAACTTCGGCACCGCCGATGGCCAGAGCTGCGCTCGCGCGGTGATCGAAGGCGCGCTGGATGCCGTTCGTGCGACGAACGAGAGCTGGGTGTTGAATGGCCGCTTTAAGGGGGGCTTCATCACGCGGCGCTACGGCGCTCCCGGAGATGGCATCCATGCCATCCAACTGGAGATGTGCCAGTCCCTGTACATGGACGAGGCGCCGCCTTTCGGTTGGCGTGACGACCTTGCGCAGATCGCCATTCCGACAGTGCAAGCGGCAGTTCAGGGCGCCCTCGACCGATTGGCTAGACTTCCCCAAAGTGGGACGATGGAGCTGTCCCGTTCCTGA
- a CDS encoding hydantoinase B/oxoprolinase family protein: MAKIDPYLLEVLRSAFDTIADNLAITVMRTAYSEIVRESLDFSTALCDANGQTLAQGVCTPMHLGSFHDAMDNLRREQAGDIHPGDVFIFNDPFLAAGQHLPDIYVVAPVFVAGRVEGWATTLAHHSDVGGIVAGSNALGAVEVFQEGLRLPVLKLYEKGKPNSSVWKIIEANVRTPKLVFGDLHAQVAACTNGVREFTELIDRYGIDTIRAAGEALHEHAERLVRAELAEFPKGDYAFTDHIDGLGENPEPVVFKVKVSFTGDGVIVDWTGTSPQVAGGINSTFPFTKSCAYAAIRSVLRQNIPNCHGFTVPIEVRSPEGTVVRPLFPAPTGARGITGYRMLDCLMGALAQAVPDRATADGSGGSSLPTFSGTVNGKQFIFCETLMGTSGACAAHDGQEGVAHIGANQANVPVELIEARYPLRVEEYGFVKDSGGAGSQRGGMAIRRSYRILSDRATLNIRSDKRANPPHGLFGGQAGAGSMTVIRRGSDGIVVPALPTSPIPLRVGDVVEHTMPAGGGWGDPAERAHELVRKDLMQDRISAEAARDIYKLDV; this comes from the coding sequence ATGGCCAAAATCGATCCCTATCTCCTCGAAGTCCTGCGCAGCGCGTTCGACACCATCGCCGACAACCTGGCGATCACCGTGATGCGTACGGCGTATTCCGAGATCGTGCGCGAGTCGCTTGATTTCTCGACCGCGCTGTGCGACGCGAATGGACAAACGCTGGCGCAGGGCGTGTGCACGCCCATGCACCTGGGCAGCTTCCACGACGCGATGGACAACCTGCGCCGCGAGCAGGCCGGCGACATTCATCCCGGCGATGTCTTCATCTTCAACGACCCGTTCCTCGCAGCGGGCCAGCACCTGCCCGACATCTATGTTGTTGCCCCTGTGTTCGTCGCAGGTCGCGTGGAAGGCTGGGCGACGACACTTGCACACCACTCGGACGTGGGCGGCATCGTGGCGGGAAGCAATGCGCTTGGCGCCGTCGAGGTGTTCCAGGAAGGCCTGCGCCTGCCCGTCCTGAAGCTGTATGAGAAAGGCAAGCCGAACTCCAGCGTCTGGAAAATCATCGAAGCGAACGTTCGCACGCCCAAGCTCGTGTTTGGCGACCTGCATGCCCAGGTAGCTGCTTGCACGAACGGCGTGCGCGAGTTCACGGAGCTGATCGACCGCTACGGCATCGATACTATCCGTGCGGCAGGCGAGGCTCTGCACGAGCACGCAGAGCGGTTGGTGCGGGCCGAACTAGCGGAGTTCCCCAAGGGCGACTATGCGTTCACGGACCACATCGACGGCCTTGGCGAGAACCCAGAGCCGGTCGTGTTCAAGGTCAAGGTGAGTTTTACCGGTGATGGCGTGATCGTCGATTGGACCGGTACCTCGCCGCAGGTGGCCGGTGGCATCAACTCGACGTTCCCGTTCACCAAGTCCTGCGCATACGCGGCGATCCGCAGCGTGCTCAGGCAGAACATTCCGAACTGCCATGGCTTCACCGTTCCGATCGAAGTGCGCTCGCCCGAAGGCACAGTTGTGCGACCGCTGTTCCCCGCACCGACGGGTGCGCGTGGCATCACCGGCTATCGCATGCTGGATTGCCTCATGGGCGCCCTTGCACAGGCCGTTCCCGACCGGGCGACTGCGGACGGCAGCGGCGGCTCGTCGCTGCCGACGTTTTCGGGAACGGTCAACGGCAAGCAGTTCATCTTCTGCGAGACGCTGATGGGAACCTCCGGTGCTTGTGCTGCCCACGACGGCCAAGAAGGCGTGGCGCACATCGGCGCCAACCAAGCCAACGTCCCGGTGGAACTGATTGAGGCACGCTACCCGCTGCGCGTTGAGGAGTATGGCTTCGTGAAGGATTCGGGCGGCGCCGGCTCACAGCGCGGCGGCATGGCCATTCGCCGCAGCTACCGGATCCTGAGCGACAGGGCCACGCTTAACATCCGCTCCGACAAACGCGCCAATCCCCCGCACGGCCTGTTCGGCGGCCAAGCCGGCGCCGGCTCGATGACGGTGATTCGGCGCGGCAGCGATGGCATCGTAGTCCCCGCATTGCCGACTTCGCCCATACCGCTGCGCGTTGGTGATGTCGTGGAGCACACGATGCCCGCTGGTGGCGGGTGGGGTGATCCGGCCGAACGTGCGCACGAACTGGTTCGCAAGGACCTCATGCAGGACCGCATCTCTGCCGAGGCTGCGCGCGACATCTACAAGCTGGATGTCTGA
- a CDS encoding hydantoinase/oxoprolinase family protein, translating into MRIGSDIGGTFTDVVTATADGRFVVTKVPSTPPDFAAGLVNGVEQGIATAAGKAGDVQEVLHACTVATNAILEHRGARTGLLTTRGFRDVLELRRIRVPRLYDPQYERPEPLVPRELRFELDERMAGDGSVLVALTESEIQRAVTLCRDHKLEAVAVCFINSYRNPEHERRLGDALRSALPSVYVSLSVDVLPEMREYERTSTTVINSYVGPPVSKYLSTTRSTLQGRGIKAPLVLMQSSGGVATAQEIEKLPAQIIECGPAAGVVGAAKLAAAVGMTDVIAFDMGGTTAKASLIEKGRLFLSDNYEVGSEQSFGGVMAGGAGYALRLPVIDIAEVGAGGGSLVAIDKAGAIQVGPQSAGAIPGPACYGKGNVQPTVTDANVALGYIGALAGGSLPIDPLLARDAIQKTVVDRIGGTVEAAAHGIRQVANARMARAIKSVSTYKGRDPRACVLVCYGGNGGVHGPDLARLLQIKDVLIPPAAGVFSALGLLCADMEGIRMVPVNAGIASIEASQLRTMVDNGSRDLLASPQLAGGAVDASAMMRYEGQLFELAVRIPDGAYADLSLLTRAFENEHERTYGHRPHGNHPVEITSLRVAVHRPSQSPIGRALAALEPVSSTMPERRCYFGEEAGWVTTAVVSRGAVGRSPRPGPIIVQDVDGTTVVPPDATVWRDELNNLRITLQ; encoded by the coding sequence ATGAGAATTGGCAGTGACATCGGCGGAACCTTCACGGACGTCGTGACCGCGACGGCCGATGGCCGGTTCGTGGTGACCAAGGTGCCATCGACGCCGCCCGATTTCGCCGCCGGTCTCGTTAATGGCGTTGAGCAAGGCATCGCCACGGCGGCTGGCAAAGCCGGCGACGTGCAAGAGGTGCTGCACGCCTGCACCGTTGCGACAAATGCGATCCTGGAGCATCGCGGCGCGCGCACCGGCTTGCTGACCACGCGCGGCTTTCGCGACGTGTTGGAGCTCAGGCGCATCCGTGTGCCGCGGCTTTACGATCCGCAATACGAGAGGCCCGAACCGCTCGTGCCGCGTGAACTGCGGTTCGAATTGGACGAGCGCATGGCCGGCGACGGCTCCGTACTGGTTGCGCTGACGGAAAGCGAGATCCAGCGCGCTGTGACGCTCTGCCGCGACCACAAGCTGGAAGCGGTGGCAGTGTGCTTCATCAACTCGTACCGGAATCCGGAGCACGAGCGGCGTCTGGGCGATGCATTGCGGAGCGCGTTGCCGTCGGTCTACGTCTCGCTGTCGGTCGACGTGCTGCCCGAGATGCGCGAGTACGAACGCACCAGCACCACCGTGATCAACTCGTACGTTGGGCCGCCCGTCAGCAAGTACCTGTCGACGACGCGTTCGACTCTGCAGGGCCGCGGCATCAAGGCGCCGCTGGTGCTGATGCAGTCGAGCGGAGGCGTAGCCACGGCGCAGGAGATCGAGAAGCTGCCAGCTCAGATCATCGAATGCGGCCCTGCGGCCGGCGTGGTCGGCGCAGCCAAGCTCGCGGCAGCTGTCGGCATGACCGACGTGATCGCTTTCGACATGGGTGGCACGACGGCCAAGGCGTCGCTGATCGAGAAGGGGAGACTGTTCCTGTCCGACAACTATGAGGTCGGCAGCGAACAGTCGTTCGGCGGTGTGATGGCCGGCGGCGCCGGCTACGCGCTTCGGCTGCCGGTGATTGACATCGCCGAGGTCGGTGCAGGCGGCGGTAGCCTGGTGGCAATCGACAAGGCCGGCGCGATCCAGGTCGGACCGCAGAGCGCCGGAGCGATTCCCGGGCCTGCGTGCTACGGGAAGGGCAACGTGCAGCCGACGGTGACCGATGCCAATGTGGCGCTCGGCTACATCGGCGCTCTCGCTGGCGGGTCGCTGCCCATTGATCCACTGCTGGCGCGCGATGCGATCCAGAAGACGGTGGTCGACCGCATCGGGGGCACGGTGGAAGCGGCAGCGCACGGCATCCGGCAAGTCGCCAATGCGCGCATGGCTCGCGCCATCAAGTCCGTCAGTACATACAAGGGCCGCGACCCTCGCGCCTGCGTGCTGGTCTGTTACGGCGGCAACGGCGGTGTGCACGGCCCGGACCTTGCGCGGCTGCTGCAGATCAAGGACGTCCTGATCCCGCCGGCGGCCGGCGTGTTCAGCGCGTTGGGGCTTCTGTGCGCGGACATGGAAGGCATCCGAATGGTTCCAGTCAACGCAGGAATCGCCAGCATCGAGGCCTCGCAGTTGCGCACCATGGTGGACAACGGCAGCCGCGACCTGCTCGCCAGCCCGCAGCTCGCGGGTGGCGCGGTGGATGCGTCCGCGATGATGCGGTACGAAGGCCAGCTGTTCGAATTGGCGGTAAGGATCCCCGACGGCGCCTATGCTGACCTTTCGCTGCTGACTCGAGCGTTCGAGAATGAACACGAGCGGACATACGGTCACCGTCCGCATGGCAACCATCCGGTGGAAATTACCTCGCTGCGAGTTGCCGTGCACCGGCCATCGCAATCGCCCATCGGGCGCGCGCTTGCGGCCCTGGAGCCGGTCTCTTCCACGATGCCGGAGCGGCGCTGCTATTTCGGCGAGGAGGCAGGTTGGGTGACGACGGCGGTGGTGAGCCGCGGCGCCGTCGGCCGCTCGCCACGCCCCGGCCCCATCATCGTGCAGGACGTGGATGGGACGACTGTCGTGCCGCCGGACGCCACTGTCTGGCGCGACGAGCTGAACAACCTTCGGATCACACTGCAATGA